From Amphiura filiformis chromosome 20, Afil_fr2py, whole genome shotgun sequence, a single genomic window includes:
- the LOC140142780 gene encoding uncharacterized protein, whose product MATFKQDQCVQHVGNQSHLSRLSSGLNLLRQQAAFCDVNIIVGDHRFPAHKAVLSCTSDYFQGMFLSGFQESTMGEITVPGSEESFAQILDFAYTGYFTLSLRTVTGILQMACYMVVTEAMDLCAEYLREVKDNFPIEDCFEIWSIASNHSNLSDVAQLYRSHLVQNFYKCVQSKVFLENSSTSVMLEILSDEEIETDTMTEEQILQAALIWLKFDWEQRKVHAFDLLKKIRLGLVPVDSLRDILGDEILAIPECKVMMEEVVMLSFAMDTASPPLINSHPEWFATRNTITAGLVDDCSDFSSSAPIIQLTCKTKTACYKMTNLADIPNRYPYSRLKVSMAKPFVSNENQLYATIYIAYSGQDDEDKENHHQWFLKNNFFQYISEKNEWIMLPPRPEILEYPRMLMFQIKEYIYLIGNVCDEHKSAIQRFSILSKSWELVLNDILFRTSDAILLPAGQILVTGEQLRAGPTQDCGVGDDGGFSAVIVALYKPATNELLDVSVDTTLEKNSYFMEYNNTYYLITDEEQDQVKRSYL is encoded by the coding sequence ATGGCAACATTCAAACAAGATCAGTGTGTACAACATGTGGGAAATCAATCCCACTTGTCTCGTCTATCCTCAGGACTTAACCTGTTGAGACAGCAGGCAGCCTTCTGTGATGTCAATATCATTGTTGGTGATCATAGATTCCCTGCACACAAAGCAGTTCTAAGCTGTACAAGTGACTACTTTCAAGGAATGTTTTTATCAGGGTTTCAAGAAAGCACAATGGGTGAGATAACTGTTCCTGGATCTGAAGAAAGCTTTGCCCAAATCTTGGACTTTGCTTATACGGGATACTTCACTCTCTCCTTACGAACAGTCACAGGCATTCTCCAAATGGCTTGCTACATGGTTGTAACTGAAGCAATGGATTTATGTGCTGAATATCTGAGAGAAGTCAAGGATAATTTCCCAATTGAAGACTGTTTTGAGATATGGTCAATTGCAAGCAATCATAGCAATCTGTCAGATGTTGCACAATTGTACAGAAGTCACCTTGTGCAGAACTTCTACAAGTGTGTTCAATCCAAAGTGTTTTTGGAAAATTCTTCAACAAGTGTAATGCTAGAGATTCTGAGTGATGAAGAAATTGAGACGGACACCATGACAGAAGAACAGATTCTGCAAGCAGCATTGATTTGGCTCAAGTTTGATTGGGAGCAGCGGAAAGTTCATGCATTTGACCTCCTGAAGAAGATTCGTCTTGGTCTGGTGCCAGTTGACAGCCTCAGAGATATCCTTGGTGATGAGATACTAGCCATACCAGAGTGTAAGGTCATGATGGAGGAGGTTGTCATGTTGAGTTTTGCCATGGATACAGCTTCACCACCATTAATCAACAGTCACCCAGAGTGGTTTGCTACTAGAAACACTATTACAGCTGGATTGGTAGATGACTGCAGTGATTTTAGTAGCTCTGCACCCATAATTCAATTAACATGCAAAACTAAAACTGCATGTTATAAGATGACTAATTTGGCTGATATTCCTAATCGATATCCCTATTCTAGACTGAAAGTAAGTATGGCTAAACCATTTGTCAGCAATGAGAATCAATTATATGCCACAATTTATATTGCATATAGTGGGCAGGATGATGAAGATAAAGAAAATCATCACCAATGgtttttgaaaaataactttttccAGTACATATCTGAGAAGAATGAATGGATCATGCTGCCACCAAGGCCAGAGATACTGGAATATCCTAGAATGTTAATGTTTCAAATAAAAGAATATATATACTTGATTGGTAATGTTTGTGATGAGCACAAGAGTGCAATTCAACGATTCAGTATTCTCAGTAAATCATGGGAATTGGTATTAAATGACATATTGTTTCGGACATCGGATGCTATTTTACTACCAGCGGGACAGATATTAGTTACCGGGGAGCAACTTAGAGCAGGTCCCACTCAGGATTGTGGGGTTGGTGATGATGGTGGATTCAGTGCTGTCATAGTTGCTCTATATAAACCTGCCACCAATGAATTACTGGATGTGTCTGTTGATACCACATTAGAGAAGAATTCATACTTCATGGAGTATAATAATACCTACTACCTCATTACTGATGAAGAACAAGACCAAGTAAAGCGAAGTTATCTGTGA